One Struthio camelus isolate bStrCam1 chromosome 28, bStrCam1.hap1, whole genome shotgun sequence genomic region harbors:
- the PAN2 gene encoding PAN2-PAN3 deadenylation complex catalytic subunit PAN2 isoform X2 gives MYLTLAGDSSSFFHCLETLVFTMNFEGLDPSLAEYAPTLHPALDPVLDPHLNPSLLQNVELDPEGVPLEGIAVPESVHIMEGMYTELHTAISEVGVPVSVSHFDLHEEMLWVGNHGGHATSFFGPTLERYSSFQVNSSDDIRQIQSLENGILFLTKNNLKYMSRGGLIIFDYLMDDSEDMHSLLLTDTSTLLVGGLQNHVIEIDLNTVQETQKYTVEVPGITIMRQSNRFFFCGHTSGKVSLRDLRTFVVEHEFDAYSGSLSDFDIHGNLLVTCGFSSRMNGLACDRFLKVYDLRMMRATTPLQVHIDPFFLRFIPTYTSRLAIISQTGQCQFCEPTGLANPADIFHVNMVGPLIMTFDVSASKQALAFGDSEGCVHLWADSPEVTFNAYSRETDFALPCIVDTLPHLDWNQDLMPLSLIPVPLTSETLLSDWPAANSAPAPRRAPPVDPEILRTMKKVGFIGYAPNPRTKLRNQIPYRLKELDNEFDSFSQVPESPIGREEEPHLYMVAKKYRKVTIKYSKLGLEDFDFKHYNKTLFAGLEPHIPNAYCNCMIQVLYFLEPVRCLVQNHLCQKEFCLGCELGLLFHMLDLSRGDPCQGSNFLRAFRTIPEASALGLILADSDEATGKVNLGRLIQSWNRFILTQLHQETQEQEGPQAYRGAGSSFGTSGDSVIGQLFSCEMENCSMCRCGKETVRVSSTLLFTLSYPESTEKPVKDYEFAQILKRSICLEQSTQAWCENCEKYQPTVQTRNIRCLPDVLVINCEVNSSKEADFWKTQAEYAFQRALMKRGGFEISRGKEISLGEWKELGNPDMGHSYSSVEELKNIWIPHAIKMRLTKNKELDICNWNESDELSPSDDPDSVYVYDLMATVVHILDSRTGGSLVGHIKVGETYHQRKEGVTHQQWYLFNDFLIEPVDKCEAVQFDMSWKVPAILYYARRNLNSKYNLVIKNPIEASVLLAEASLARKQRKCHATFIPLMLSEMPQAGDLVGLDAEFVTLNEEEAELRSDGTKSTIKPSQMSVARITCVRGQGPNEGVPFIDDYISTQEQVVDYLTQYSGIKPGDLDAKISSKHLTTLKSTYLKLRFLIDVGVKFVGHGLQKDFRVINLMVPKDQVIDTVYLFHIPRKRMISLRFLAWYFLDLMIQGETHDSIEDARTALQLYRKYLELSQNGSEPDDFRKVLKALYEKGRKLDWKVPEPDSQSSPKHATVYPPVLAL, from the exons ATGTACCTTACCCTCGCCGGAGATTCCAGCAGCTTTTTCCATTGCTT ggaGACGTTGGTTTTCACCATGAATTTTGAAGGTCTCGACCCCTCCCTTGCTGAGTATGCTCCCACCCTCCACCCTGCACTGGACCCCGTCCTGGACCCCCACCTCAACCCCAGCTTGCTGCAGAACGTCGAGCTGGATCCCGAGGGGGTGCCTTTAGAGGGTATCGCAGTGCCAGAGTCAGTGCACATCATGGAGGGCATGTACACCGAGCTGCACACTGCCATCTCCGAAGTGGGCGTGCCTGTCTCCGTCTCCCATTTTGACTTGCATGAAGAAATGCTGTGGGTTGGGAATCATGGG GGCCACGCCACCTCGTTTTTCGGTCCGACGCTGGAGCGGTATTCCTCCTTCCAAGTGAACAGCAGCGATGACATCCGCCAGATCCAGAGTCTGGAGAACGGCATCCTTTTCCTGACCAAAAACAACCTGAAGTATATGTCACGAGGTGGCCTCATCATCTTTGACTACCT CATGGATGACTCTGAGGACATGCACAGTCTCCTGCTCACAGACACCAGCACTCTGCTTGTTGGCGGGCTGCAGAACCACGTGATCGAGATAGACCTCAACACTGTCCAGGAGACACAGAAG TATACTGTGGAGGTACCTGGCATCACCATCATGAGGCAGTCAAACCGCTTCTTCTTCTGCGGACATACCTCGGGGAAG GTCTCCTTGCGGGATCTGCGCACATTTGTGGTGGAGCATGAATTTGATGCATACTCGGGCAGCTTGTCTGATTTTGATATCCATGGCAACCTGCTGGTGACCTGTGGCTTCTCCAGCCGGATGAACGGCTTGGCCTGCGACCGCTTCCTTAAGGTGTACGACCTGCGCATGATGCGGGCCACCACCCCGCTGCAGGTCCACATTGACCCCTTCTTCCTCCGCTTCATCCCCACCTACACCTCCCGCCTGGCCATCATCTCCCAGACAG GTCAGTGCCAGTTCTGCGAGCCCACAGGCCTTGCCAACCCTGCTGACATCTTCCATGTGAACATGGTTGGGCCGCTGATCATGACCTTCGACGTCTCAGCCAGCAAGCAAGCCCTGGCGTTTGGCGACTCAGAGGGTTGCGTCCACCTCTGGGCCGACTCCCCTGAGGTCACCTTCAATGCCTACTCTCGGGAGACCGactttgccttgccctgcattGTTGACACGCTGCCCCACTTGGACTGGAACCAGGACCTCATGCCGCTCTCGCTCATCCCCGTGCCGCTGACCAGTGAGACGCTGCTATCAGACTGGCCAGCTGCCAACTCTGCCCCTGCACCCCG GCGAGCCCCTCCAGTCGATCCTGAGATTTTGCGTACTATGAAGAAAGTGGGGTTCATCGGCTATGCCCCAAACCCACGGACCAAGCTCCGCAACCAG ATCCCCTATCGGTTAAAAGAGCTGGACAATGAGTTTGACAGCTTCAGCCAAGTCCCTGAGTCCCCGATTGGGCGGGAAGAGGAGCCACACCTCTACATGGTGGCCAAGAAGTACAGGAAG GTCACAATCAAATACTCCAAGCTGGGGCTGGAAGATTTTGACTTCAAACATTACAACAAGACGCTGTTCGCAGGCCTGGAGCCCCATATCCCCAACGCTTACTGCAACTGCATGATCCAG GTGCTGTATTTCTTGGAGCCAGTCCGCTGCCTGGTCCAGAACCACCTGTGCCAGAAGGAGTTCTGCCTGGGTTGTGAGCTGGGCTTGCTCTTCCACATGCTGGACCTGTCTAGAGGAGACCCCTGCCAG GGAAGCAACTTTTTGCGGGCTTTCCGCACAATCCCAGAGGCTTCTGCTCTGGGGCTGATCCTTGCTGACTCGGACGAGGCCACGGGGAAGGTGAACCTGGGTCGGTTGATTCAGAGCTGGAACCGTTTCATCCTCACTCAACTGCACCAGGAAACTCAGGAGCAGGAGGGACCGCAGGCCTAtcggggagctggcagcag ctTTGGGACCTCGGGGGACTCAGTTATTGGGCAGCTGTTCAGCTGCGAGATGGAGAACTGCAGCATGTGTCGCTGCGGCAAGGAAACTGTCCGTGTGTCCTCCACGCTGCTCTTCACTCTCTCCTACCCTGAGAGCACTG AGAAGCCAGTGAAAGATTACGAATTTGCCCAGATTTTAAAGCGAAGCATCTGCTTGGAGCAAAGCACACAGGCCTGGTGTGAGAACTGTGAGAAGTACCAGCCCACG GTCCAGACCCGGAATATCCGCTGTCTGCCAGACGTCCTGGTCATTAACTGTGAGGTGAACAGCTCCAAGGAGGCAGATTTCTGGAAGACACAGGCCGAG TATGCCTTTCAGAGAGCCCTGATGAAGAGAGGAGGCTTTGAGATCTCCAGAGGCAAAGAAATCTCTCTTGGAGAATG gaaggagctggggaACCCCGACATGGGGCATTCATATTCTTCCGTGGAGGAACTGAAGAACATTTGGATCCCCCACGCCATTAAGATGAGGCTGACCAAGAACAAGGAGCTGGACATCTGCAACTGGAATGAAAGCGATGAG ctgagcccatcCGATGACCCTGACTCGGTGTATGTCTACGATCTAATGGCCACTGTCGTTCATATCCTGGATTCCCGCACGGGGGGCAGCCTGGTGGGGCATATCAAAGTGGGAGAGACCTACCACCAAAGGAAAGAG gGCGTCACACACCAGCAGTGGTACCTCTTCAACGACTTCCTCATTGAGCCTGTGGACAAG TGCGAGGCTGTGCAGTTCGACATGAGCTGGAAGGTGCCGGCTATCCTGTACTACGCCCGGAGGAACCTCAACTCCAAGTACAACCTCGTCA TCAAGAACCCAATCGAAGCCAGCGTGCTGCTGGCTGAGGCCTCCCTGGCTCGCAAGCAGCGCAAGTGCCACGCCACCTTCATCCCCCTCATGTTGAGCGAGATGCCGCAGGCGGGTGACCTGGTGGGGCTGGACGCCGAGTTTGTCACGCTGAATGAG GAGGAGGCCGAGCTGCGCAGTGACGGGACCAAGTCCACTATCAAGCCCAGCCAGATGTCGGTGGCCAGGATCACATGTGTGCGCGGGCAGGGCCCTAATGAAGGCGTCCCCTTTATTGATGACTACATCTCCACCCAGGAGCAG GTGGTGGATTACCTGACCCAGTACTCAGGGATCAAGCCAGGAGACCTGGACGCCAAGATctcctccaagcacctcaccacTCTCAAATCCACCTACCTGAAGCTGCGCTTTCTGATTGATGTGGGAGTCAAGTTCGTGGGTCACGGGCTGCAGAAAGACTTCCGCGTCATCAACCTCATG GTGCCCAAGGACCAGGTGATTGACACCGTGTACTTGTTTCACATCCCGAGGAAGAGGATGATTTCCCTGCGCTTCCTTGCCTGGTACTTCCTGG ACCTGATGATTCAGGGCGAGACGCATGACAGCATCGAGGATGCGCGCACAGCCCTGCAGCTCTATCGCAAGTACCTGGAGCTGAGCCAGAACGGCAGCGAGCCCGACGACTTCCGCAAGGTGCTGAAGGCCCTCTACGAGAAGGGCCGCAAGCTGGACTGGAAGGTGCCGGAGCCGGACAGCCAGAGCAGCCCCAAGC ATGCGACGGTTTATCCGCCGGTGCTGGCGCTGTGa
- the PAN2 gene encoding PAN2-PAN3 deadenylation complex catalytic subunit PAN2 isoform X1: MYLTLAGDSSSFFHCLETLVFTMNFEGLDPSLAEYAPTLHPALDPVLDPHLNPSLLQNVELDPEGVPLEGIAVPESVHIMEGMYTELHTAISEVGVPVSVSHFDLHEEMLWVGNHGGHATSFFGPTLERYSSFQVNSSDDIRQIQSLENGILFLTKNNLKYMSRGGLIIFDYLMDDSEDMHSLLLTDTSTLLVGGLQNHVIEIDLNTVQETQKYTVEVPGITIMRQSNRFFFCGHTSGKVSLRDLRTFVVEHEFDAYSGSLSDFDIHGNLLVTCGFSSRMNGLACDRFLKVYDLRMMRATTPLQVHIDPFFLRFIPTYTSRLAIISQTGQCQFCEPTGLANPADIFHVNMVGPLIMTFDVSASKQALAFGDSEGCVHLWADSPEVTFNAYSRETDFALPCIVDTLPHLDWNQDLMPLSLIPVPLTSETLLSDWPAANSAPAPRRAPPVDPEILRTMKKVGFIGYAPNPRTKLRNQIPYRLKELDNEFDSFSQVPESPIGREEEPHLYMVAKKYRKVTIKYSKLGLEDFDFKHYNKTLFAGLEPHIPNAYCNCMIQVLYFLEPVRCLVQNHLCQKEFCLGCELGLLFHMLDLSRGDPCQGSNFLRAFRTIPEASALGLILADSDEATGKVNLGRLIQSWNRFILTQLHQETQEQEGPQAYRGAGSSSFGTSGDSVIGQLFSCEMENCSMCRCGKETVRVSSTLLFTLSYPESTEKPVKDYEFAQILKRSICLEQSTQAWCENCEKYQPTVQTRNIRCLPDVLVINCEVNSSKEADFWKTQAEYAFQRALMKRGGFEISRGKEISLGEWKELGNPDMGHSYSSVEELKNIWIPHAIKMRLTKNKELDICNWNESDELSPSDDPDSVYVYDLMATVVHILDSRTGGSLVGHIKVGETYHQRKEGVTHQQWYLFNDFLIEPVDKCEAVQFDMSWKVPAILYYARRNLNSKYNLVIKNPIEASVLLAEASLARKQRKCHATFIPLMLSEMPQAGDLVGLDAEFVTLNEEEAELRSDGTKSTIKPSQMSVARITCVRGQGPNEGVPFIDDYISTQEQVVDYLTQYSGIKPGDLDAKISSKHLTTLKSTYLKLRFLIDVGVKFVGHGLQKDFRVINLMVPKDQVIDTVYLFHIPRKRMISLRFLAWYFLDLMIQGETHDSIEDARTALQLYRKYLELSQNGSEPDDFRKVLKALYEKGRKLDWKVPEPDSQSSPKHATVYPPVLAL, from the exons ATGTACCTTACCCTCGCCGGAGATTCCAGCAGCTTTTTCCATTGCTT ggaGACGTTGGTTTTCACCATGAATTTTGAAGGTCTCGACCCCTCCCTTGCTGAGTATGCTCCCACCCTCCACCCTGCACTGGACCCCGTCCTGGACCCCCACCTCAACCCCAGCTTGCTGCAGAACGTCGAGCTGGATCCCGAGGGGGTGCCTTTAGAGGGTATCGCAGTGCCAGAGTCAGTGCACATCATGGAGGGCATGTACACCGAGCTGCACACTGCCATCTCCGAAGTGGGCGTGCCTGTCTCCGTCTCCCATTTTGACTTGCATGAAGAAATGCTGTGGGTTGGGAATCATGGG GGCCACGCCACCTCGTTTTTCGGTCCGACGCTGGAGCGGTATTCCTCCTTCCAAGTGAACAGCAGCGATGACATCCGCCAGATCCAGAGTCTGGAGAACGGCATCCTTTTCCTGACCAAAAACAACCTGAAGTATATGTCACGAGGTGGCCTCATCATCTTTGACTACCT CATGGATGACTCTGAGGACATGCACAGTCTCCTGCTCACAGACACCAGCACTCTGCTTGTTGGCGGGCTGCAGAACCACGTGATCGAGATAGACCTCAACACTGTCCAGGAGACACAGAAG TATACTGTGGAGGTACCTGGCATCACCATCATGAGGCAGTCAAACCGCTTCTTCTTCTGCGGACATACCTCGGGGAAG GTCTCCTTGCGGGATCTGCGCACATTTGTGGTGGAGCATGAATTTGATGCATACTCGGGCAGCTTGTCTGATTTTGATATCCATGGCAACCTGCTGGTGACCTGTGGCTTCTCCAGCCGGATGAACGGCTTGGCCTGCGACCGCTTCCTTAAGGTGTACGACCTGCGCATGATGCGGGCCACCACCCCGCTGCAGGTCCACATTGACCCCTTCTTCCTCCGCTTCATCCCCACCTACACCTCCCGCCTGGCCATCATCTCCCAGACAG GTCAGTGCCAGTTCTGCGAGCCCACAGGCCTTGCCAACCCTGCTGACATCTTCCATGTGAACATGGTTGGGCCGCTGATCATGACCTTCGACGTCTCAGCCAGCAAGCAAGCCCTGGCGTTTGGCGACTCAGAGGGTTGCGTCCACCTCTGGGCCGACTCCCCTGAGGTCACCTTCAATGCCTACTCTCGGGAGACCGactttgccttgccctgcattGTTGACACGCTGCCCCACTTGGACTGGAACCAGGACCTCATGCCGCTCTCGCTCATCCCCGTGCCGCTGACCAGTGAGACGCTGCTATCAGACTGGCCAGCTGCCAACTCTGCCCCTGCACCCCG GCGAGCCCCTCCAGTCGATCCTGAGATTTTGCGTACTATGAAGAAAGTGGGGTTCATCGGCTATGCCCCAAACCCACGGACCAAGCTCCGCAACCAG ATCCCCTATCGGTTAAAAGAGCTGGACAATGAGTTTGACAGCTTCAGCCAAGTCCCTGAGTCCCCGATTGGGCGGGAAGAGGAGCCACACCTCTACATGGTGGCCAAGAAGTACAGGAAG GTCACAATCAAATACTCCAAGCTGGGGCTGGAAGATTTTGACTTCAAACATTACAACAAGACGCTGTTCGCAGGCCTGGAGCCCCATATCCCCAACGCTTACTGCAACTGCATGATCCAG GTGCTGTATTTCTTGGAGCCAGTCCGCTGCCTGGTCCAGAACCACCTGTGCCAGAAGGAGTTCTGCCTGGGTTGTGAGCTGGGCTTGCTCTTCCACATGCTGGACCTGTCTAGAGGAGACCCCTGCCAG GGAAGCAACTTTTTGCGGGCTTTCCGCACAATCCCAGAGGCTTCTGCTCTGGGGCTGATCCTTGCTGACTCGGACGAGGCCACGGGGAAGGTGAACCTGGGTCGGTTGATTCAGAGCTGGAACCGTTTCATCCTCACTCAACTGCACCAGGAAACTCAGGAGCAGGAGGGACCGCAGGCCTAtcggggagctggcagcag cagctTTGGGACCTCGGGGGACTCAGTTATTGGGCAGCTGTTCAGCTGCGAGATGGAGAACTGCAGCATGTGTCGCTGCGGCAAGGAAACTGTCCGTGTGTCCTCCACGCTGCTCTTCACTCTCTCCTACCCTGAGAGCACTG AGAAGCCAGTGAAAGATTACGAATTTGCCCAGATTTTAAAGCGAAGCATCTGCTTGGAGCAAAGCACACAGGCCTGGTGTGAGAACTGTGAGAAGTACCAGCCCACG GTCCAGACCCGGAATATCCGCTGTCTGCCAGACGTCCTGGTCATTAACTGTGAGGTGAACAGCTCCAAGGAGGCAGATTTCTGGAAGACACAGGCCGAG TATGCCTTTCAGAGAGCCCTGATGAAGAGAGGAGGCTTTGAGATCTCCAGAGGCAAAGAAATCTCTCTTGGAGAATG gaaggagctggggaACCCCGACATGGGGCATTCATATTCTTCCGTGGAGGAACTGAAGAACATTTGGATCCCCCACGCCATTAAGATGAGGCTGACCAAGAACAAGGAGCTGGACATCTGCAACTGGAATGAAAGCGATGAG ctgagcccatcCGATGACCCTGACTCGGTGTATGTCTACGATCTAATGGCCACTGTCGTTCATATCCTGGATTCCCGCACGGGGGGCAGCCTGGTGGGGCATATCAAAGTGGGAGAGACCTACCACCAAAGGAAAGAG gGCGTCACACACCAGCAGTGGTACCTCTTCAACGACTTCCTCATTGAGCCTGTGGACAAG TGCGAGGCTGTGCAGTTCGACATGAGCTGGAAGGTGCCGGCTATCCTGTACTACGCCCGGAGGAACCTCAACTCCAAGTACAACCTCGTCA TCAAGAACCCAATCGAAGCCAGCGTGCTGCTGGCTGAGGCCTCCCTGGCTCGCAAGCAGCGCAAGTGCCACGCCACCTTCATCCCCCTCATGTTGAGCGAGATGCCGCAGGCGGGTGACCTGGTGGGGCTGGACGCCGAGTTTGTCACGCTGAATGAG GAGGAGGCCGAGCTGCGCAGTGACGGGACCAAGTCCACTATCAAGCCCAGCCAGATGTCGGTGGCCAGGATCACATGTGTGCGCGGGCAGGGCCCTAATGAAGGCGTCCCCTTTATTGATGACTACATCTCCACCCAGGAGCAG GTGGTGGATTACCTGACCCAGTACTCAGGGATCAAGCCAGGAGACCTGGACGCCAAGATctcctccaagcacctcaccacTCTCAAATCCACCTACCTGAAGCTGCGCTTTCTGATTGATGTGGGAGTCAAGTTCGTGGGTCACGGGCTGCAGAAAGACTTCCGCGTCATCAACCTCATG GTGCCCAAGGACCAGGTGATTGACACCGTGTACTTGTTTCACATCCCGAGGAAGAGGATGATTTCCCTGCGCTTCCTTGCCTGGTACTTCCTGG ACCTGATGATTCAGGGCGAGACGCATGACAGCATCGAGGATGCGCGCACAGCCCTGCAGCTCTATCGCAAGTACCTGGAGCTGAGCCAGAACGGCAGCGAGCCCGACGACTTCCGCAAGGTGCTGAAGGCCCTCTACGAGAAGGGCCGCAAGCTGGACTGGAAGGTGCCGGAGCCGGACAGCCAGAGCAGCCCCAAGC ATGCGACGGTTTATCCGCCGGTGCTGGCGCTGTGa
- the PAN2 gene encoding PAN2-PAN3 deadenylation complex catalytic subunit PAN2 isoform X4, with translation MYLTLAGDSSSFFHCLETLVFTMNFEGLDPSLAEYAPTLHPALDPVLDPHLNPSLLQNVELDPEGVPLEGIAVPESVHIMEGMYTELHTAISEVGVPVSVSHFDLHEEMLWVGNHGGHATSFFGPTLERYSSFQVNSSDDIRQIQSLENGILFLTKNNLKYMSRGGLIIFDYLMDDSEDMHSLLLTDTSTLLVGGLQNHVIEIDLNTVQETQKYTVEVPGITIMRQSNRFFFCGHTSGKVSLRDLRTFVVEHEFDAYSGSLSDFDIHGNLLVTCGFSSRMNGLACDRFLKVYDLRMMRATTPLQVHIDPFFLRFIPTYTSRLAIISQTGQCQFCEPTGLANPADIFHVNMVGPLIMTFDVSASKQALAFGDSEGCVHLWADSPEVTFNAYSRETDFALPCIVDTLPHLDWNQDLMPLSLIPVPLTSETLLSDWPAANSAPAPRRAPPVDPEILRTMKKVGFIGYAPNPRTKLRNQIPYRLKELDNEFDSFSQVPESPIGREEEPHLYMVAKKYRKVTIKYSKLGLEDFDFKHYNKTLFAGLEPHIPNAYCNCMIQVLYFLEPVRCLVQNHLCQKEFCLGCELGLLFHMLDLSRGDPCQGSNFLRAFRTIPEASALGLILADSDEATGKVNLGRLIQSWNRFILTQLHQETQEQEGPQAYRGAGSSSFGTSGDSVIGQLFSCEMENCSMCRCGKETVRVSSTLLFTLSYPESTEKPVKDYEFAQILKRSICLEQSTQAWCENCEKYQPTVQTRNIRCLPDVLVINCEVNSSKEADFWKTQAEYAFQRALMKRGGFEISRGKEISLGEWKELGNPDMGHSYSSVEELKNIWIPHAIKMRLTKNKELDICNWNESDELSPSDDPDSVYVYDLMATVVHILDSRTGGSLVGHIKVGETYHQRKEGVTHQQWYLFNDFLIEPVDKCEAVQFDMSWKVPAILYYARRNLNSKYNLVIKNPIEASVLLAEASLARKQRKCHATFIPLMLSEMPQAGDLVGLDAEFVTLNEEEAELRSDGTKSTIKPSQMSVARITCVRGQGPNEGVPFIDDYISTQEQVVDYLTQYSGIKPGDLDAKISSKHLTTLKSTYLKLRFLIDVGVKFVGHGLQKDFRVINLMVPKDQVIDTVYLFHIPRKRMISLRFLA, from the exons ATGTACCTTACCCTCGCCGGAGATTCCAGCAGCTTTTTCCATTGCTT ggaGACGTTGGTTTTCACCATGAATTTTGAAGGTCTCGACCCCTCCCTTGCTGAGTATGCTCCCACCCTCCACCCTGCACTGGACCCCGTCCTGGACCCCCACCTCAACCCCAGCTTGCTGCAGAACGTCGAGCTGGATCCCGAGGGGGTGCCTTTAGAGGGTATCGCAGTGCCAGAGTCAGTGCACATCATGGAGGGCATGTACACCGAGCTGCACACTGCCATCTCCGAAGTGGGCGTGCCTGTCTCCGTCTCCCATTTTGACTTGCATGAAGAAATGCTGTGGGTTGGGAATCATGGG GGCCACGCCACCTCGTTTTTCGGTCCGACGCTGGAGCGGTATTCCTCCTTCCAAGTGAACAGCAGCGATGACATCCGCCAGATCCAGAGTCTGGAGAACGGCATCCTTTTCCTGACCAAAAACAACCTGAAGTATATGTCACGAGGTGGCCTCATCATCTTTGACTACCT CATGGATGACTCTGAGGACATGCACAGTCTCCTGCTCACAGACACCAGCACTCTGCTTGTTGGCGGGCTGCAGAACCACGTGATCGAGATAGACCTCAACACTGTCCAGGAGACACAGAAG TATACTGTGGAGGTACCTGGCATCACCATCATGAGGCAGTCAAACCGCTTCTTCTTCTGCGGACATACCTCGGGGAAG GTCTCCTTGCGGGATCTGCGCACATTTGTGGTGGAGCATGAATTTGATGCATACTCGGGCAGCTTGTCTGATTTTGATATCCATGGCAACCTGCTGGTGACCTGTGGCTTCTCCAGCCGGATGAACGGCTTGGCCTGCGACCGCTTCCTTAAGGTGTACGACCTGCGCATGATGCGGGCCACCACCCCGCTGCAGGTCCACATTGACCCCTTCTTCCTCCGCTTCATCCCCACCTACACCTCCCGCCTGGCCATCATCTCCCAGACAG GTCAGTGCCAGTTCTGCGAGCCCACAGGCCTTGCCAACCCTGCTGACATCTTCCATGTGAACATGGTTGGGCCGCTGATCATGACCTTCGACGTCTCAGCCAGCAAGCAAGCCCTGGCGTTTGGCGACTCAGAGGGTTGCGTCCACCTCTGGGCCGACTCCCCTGAGGTCACCTTCAATGCCTACTCTCGGGAGACCGactttgccttgccctgcattGTTGACACGCTGCCCCACTTGGACTGGAACCAGGACCTCATGCCGCTCTCGCTCATCCCCGTGCCGCTGACCAGTGAGACGCTGCTATCAGACTGGCCAGCTGCCAACTCTGCCCCTGCACCCCG GCGAGCCCCTCCAGTCGATCCTGAGATTTTGCGTACTATGAAGAAAGTGGGGTTCATCGGCTATGCCCCAAACCCACGGACCAAGCTCCGCAACCAG ATCCCCTATCGGTTAAAAGAGCTGGACAATGAGTTTGACAGCTTCAGCCAAGTCCCTGAGTCCCCGATTGGGCGGGAAGAGGAGCCACACCTCTACATGGTGGCCAAGAAGTACAGGAAG GTCACAATCAAATACTCCAAGCTGGGGCTGGAAGATTTTGACTTCAAACATTACAACAAGACGCTGTTCGCAGGCCTGGAGCCCCATATCCCCAACGCTTACTGCAACTGCATGATCCAG GTGCTGTATTTCTTGGAGCCAGTCCGCTGCCTGGTCCAGAACCACCTGTGCCAGAAGGAGTTCTGCCTGGGTTGTGAGCTGGGCTTGCTCTTCCACATGCTGGACCTGTCTAGAGGAGACCCCTGCCAG GGAAGCAACTTTTTGCGGGCTTTCCGCACAATCCCAGAGGCTTCTGCTCTGGGGCTGATCCTTGCTGACTCGGACGAGGCCACGGGGAAGGTGAACCTGGGTCGGTTGATTCAGAGCTGGAACCGTTTCATCCTCACTCAACTGCACCAGGAAACTCAGGAGCAGGAGGGACCGCAGGCCTAtcggggagctggcagcag cagctTTGGGACCTCGGGGGACTCAGTTATTGGGCAGCTGTTCAGCTGCGAGATGGAGAACTGCAGCATGTGTCGCTGCGGCAAGGAAACTGTCCGTGTGTCCTCCACGCTGCTCTTCACTCTCTCCTACCCTGAGAGCACTG AGAAGCCAGTGAAAGATTACGAATTTGCCCAGATTTTAAAGCGAAGCATCTGCTTGGAGCAAAGCACACAGGCCTGGTGTGAGAACTGTGAGAAGTACCAGCCCACG GTCCAGACCCGGAATATCCGCTGTCTGCCAGACGTCCTGGTCATTAACTGTGAGGTGAACAGCTCCAAGGAGGCAGATTTCTGGAAGACACAGGCCGAG TATGCCTTTCAGAGAGCCCTGATGAAGAGAGGAGGCTTTGAGATCTCCAGAGGCAAAGAAATCTCTCTTGGAGAATG gaaggagctggggaACCCCGACATGGGGCATTCATATTCTTCCGTGGAGGAACTGAAGAACATTTGGATCCCCCACGCCATTAAGATGAGGCTGACCAAGAACAAGGAGCTGGACATCTGCAACTGGAATGAAAGCGATGAG ctgagcccatcCGATGACCCTGACTCGGTGTATGTCTACGATCTAATGGCCACTGTCGTTCATATCCTGGATTCCCGCACGGGGGGCAGCCTGGTGGGGCATATCAAAGTGGGAGAGACCTACCACCAAAGGAAAGAG gGCGTCACACACCAGCAGTGGTACCTCTTCAACGACTTCCTCATTGAGCCTGTGGACAAG TGCGAGGCTGTGCAGTTCGACATGAGCTGGAAGGTGCCGGCTATCCTGTACTACGCCCGGAGGAACCTCAACTCCAAGTACAACCTCGTCA TCAAGAACCCAATCGAAGCCAGCGTGCTGCTGGCTGAGGCCTCCCTGGCTCGCAAGCAGCGCAAGTGCCACGCCACCTTCATCCCCCTCATGTTGAGCGAGATGCCGCAGGCGGGTGACCTGGTGGGGCTGGACGCCGAGTTTGTCACGCTGAATGAG GAGGAGGCCGAGCTGCGCAGTGACGGGACCAAGTCCACTATCAAGCCCAGCCAGATGTCGGTGGCCAGGATCACATGTGTGCGCGGGCAGGGCCCTAATGAAGGCGTCCCCTTTATTGATGACTACATCTCCACCCAGGAGCAG GTGGTGGATTACCTGACCCAGTACTCAGGGATCAAGCCAGGAGACCTGGACGCCAAGATctcctccaagcacctcaccacTCTCAAATCCACCTACCTGAAGCTGCGCTTTCTGATTGATGTGGGAGTCAAGTTCGTGGGTCACGGGCTGCAGAAAGACTTCCGCGTCATCAACCTCATG GTGCCCAAGGACCAGGTGATTGACACCGTGTACTTGTTTCACATCCCGAGGAAGAGGATGATTTCCCTGCGCTTCCTTGCCTG A